The following are encoded together in the Streptomyces sp. NBC_00358 genome:
- a CDS encoding elongation factor G-like protein EF-G2, with protein MGDKANAHPGAAGRATAADHPASVRNVVLVGHSGSGKTTLVEALALTAGAVNRAGRVEDGGTVSDYDEIEHRQQRSVQLSLVPVDWDGYKINILDTPGYADFVGELRAGLRAADAALFVVSASDGVDGSTRMLWEECAAVGMPRAIVVTHLESARSDFEEMTRICAEAFGADDPDAVLPLYLPLHGAEAPDGHAPVTGLIGLLTRQLFDYSSGERKEAEPGPEQQPLIEAARNRLIEGIIAESEDETLMDRYLGGEEIDLKTLVQDLERAVARGSFFPVLAAAPAAEGARQGLGTVELLELITGGFPTPLERPAPTVTTPAGAAREVSACDPDGPLVAEVVKTASDPYVGRVSLVRVFSGTLRPDATVHVSGHGLTDRGHEDHDVDERIGALSGPFGKQQRSLTHCIAGDLASVAKLNRAETGDTLSAKDDPLLMEPWQMPDPLLPLAIEAHSKADEDKLSQGLGRLVAEDPTMRLEQNPNTHQVVLWCLGEAHADVALERLRNRYGVQVDVVPHKVSLRETFAGPSAGRGRHVKQSGGHGQFAICEIEVEPLPGGSGIEFVDKVVGGAVPRQFIPSVEKGVRAQAAKGVVAGHPLIDVRITLLDGKAHSVDSSDAAFQTAGALALREAARDAKIHLLEPVAEVTVLVGDDYVGPVMSDLSGRRGRVVGTEQTGVGRTLVRAEVPEIEIGRYAVDLRSISHGTARFDRRYARHEPMPQQIAERLREQDPGA; from the coding sequence ATGGGCGACAAGGCGAATGCACACCCCGGAGCCGCCGGCAGGGCTACGGCGGCCGACCACCCCGCGTCCGTACGGAATGTGGTGCTGGTCGGCCACAGCGGATCGGGCAAGACGACCTTGGTGGAGGCTCTCGCCCTGACGGCGGGAGCGGTGAACCGGGCGGGCCGCGTGGAGGACGGCGGCACCGTCTCCGACTACGACGAGATCGAGCACCGGCAGCAGCGCTCGGTGCAGCTCTCCCTGGTACCCGTCGACTGGGACGGATACAAGATCAATATTCTGGACACCCCCGGGTACGCCGATTTCGTCGGGGAGTTGAGGGCCGGTCTGCGAGCGGCGGACGCGGCCCTCTTCGTCGTCTCGGCGTCGGACGGGGTGGACGGCTCGACCCGGATGCTCTGGGAGGAGTGCGCGGCCGTCGGCATGCCGAGGGCCATCGTGGTCACCCACCTCGAATCGGCCCGGTCGGACTTCGAGGAGATGACCCGGATCTGCGCGGAGGCGTTCGGCGCGGACGACCCCGACGCCGTACTGCCGCTCTATCTGCCGCTGCACGGCGCCGAGGCGCCGGACGGGCACGCGCCCGTGACCGGCCTGATCGGACTGCTCACCCGGCAGTTGTTCGACTACTCGTCGGGAGAGCGCAAGGAGGCGGAGCCCGGACCGGAACAGCAACCGCTCATCGAGGCGGCCCGCAACCGGCTGATCGAGGGGATCATCGCCGAGAGCGAGGACGAGACGCTCATGGACCGCTATCTCGGCGGCGAGGAGATCGACCTCAAGACACTCGTGCAGGACCTGGAACGGGCCGTCGCCCGCGGAAGCTTCTTCCCGGTGCTGGCCGCCGCCCCGGCCGCCGAGGGGGCCCGGCAGGGACTCGGCACCGTGGAGCTCCTCGAACTGATCACGGGCGGCTTCCCCACGCCGTTGGAGCGCCCCGCGCCGACCGTGACCACACCGGCGGGCGCAGCGCGCGAGGTGAGCGCCTGCGACCCGGACGGCCCGCTGGTCGCGGAGGTCGTGAAGACCGCCTCCGACCCGTATGTGGGCCGGGTCTCCCTGGTCCGCGTCTTCTCCGGAACCCTGCGCCCCGACGCGACGGTGCACGTCTCCGGACACGGACTGACCGACCGCGGCCACGAGGACCACGACGTCGACGAGCGGATCGGCGCCCTGTCCGGGCCGTTCGGCAAGCAGCAGCGCTCCCTCACGCACTGCATCGCCGGCGACCTCGCCTCGGTGGCGAAGCTGAACCGCGCCGAGACGGGGGACACCCTCTCGGCCAAGGACGACCCGCTGCTCATGGAGCCGTGGCAGATGCCCGACCCGCTGCTGCCGCTCGCCATCGAGGCGCACAGCAAGGCGGACGAGGACAAGCTCTCCCAGGGGCTCGGCCGGCTGGTGGCCGAGGACCCCACGATGCGTCTGGAGCAGAACCCGAACACCCATCAGGTCGTCCTGTGGTGCCTGGGCGAGGCGCACGCGGACGTCGCCCTGGAACGGCTGCGCAACCGGTACGGCGTGCAGGTCGACGTGGTCCCGCACAAGGTCTCGCTGCGGGAGACGTTCGCCGGGCCGTCCGCCGGGCGCGGTCGCCATGTGAAGCAGTCCGGCGGGCACGGCCAGTTCGCGATCTGCGAGATCGAGGTCGAACCGCTGCCCGGCGGCTCGGGCATCGAGTTCGTGGACAAGGTCGTCGGCGGCGCCGTGCCCCGGCAGTTCATCCCCTCCGTCGAGAAGGGTGTGCGGGCCCAGGCCGCCAAGGGCGTGGTCGCGGGCCATCCGCTCATCGACGTACGGATCACGCTCCTCGACGGCAAGGCGCACTCGGTGGACTCCTCCGACGCCGCGTTCCAGACGGCGGGCGCGCTCGCGCTGCGGGAGGCGGCTCGCGACGCGAAGATCCATCTTCTGGAGCCGGTGGCCGAGGTGACCGTCCTGGTGGGCGACGACTACGTGGGCCCGGTGATGAGCGACCTGTCGGGACGGCGCGGTCGGGTCGTCGGCACCGAGCAGACGGGCGTCGGGCGCACGCTCGTACGGGCCGAGGTGCCGGAGATCGAGATCGGGCGGTACGCCGTCGATCTGCGGTCCATCTCGCACGGCACCGCACGGTTCGACCGGCGCTACGCCCGGCACGAGCCGATGCCGCAGCAGATCGCCGAACGGCTCCGCGAACAGGACCCCGGCGCCTGA